The proteins below are encoded in one region of Arthrobacter sp. CJ23:
- a CDS encoding M1 family metallopeptidase, translated as MTPRDQSSTGTAAKPPVSYALHAHAANADPYTLDHGSTVYRVDRYELELDCRLGSNKLIGRAVLRCVVLKSTSQLVLDLVGLKASKVQLDGRKIQKFNQRAEHLVVSLPSVLEPGHEFSLDIRYEGNPQPRRGLWGDVGWEELNDGVLVAGQPNGAASWFPCNDHPRHKSSFRIAVTTDDNYRAVCNGSLVSRTRKSSRETWTYEHAEPMSTYLATVQIGRYELVALNPENPHHRVRQFVAVPRQLEEEAREGLRRQPDMMRTFEECFGPYPFTEYTAVVTEDELEIPLEAQTLSIFGRNHMRDEWEAQRLIAHELSHQWFGNSLTVSNWKDIWLHEGFACYAEWLWSEESGTLPVAERARAAWKKLNSSPQDLMVGDPGPDLMFDDRVYKRGALAVHAVRCAAGDAAFFDFLQQWTTAKRHGSVSTPEFIAAADAAVPGLDSAAVLGPWLYEGALPPLPVRGC; from the coding sequence ATGACACCGAGGGACCAATCCAGCACCGGGACCGCCGCTAAACCTCCGGTTTCCTACGCACTCCATGCACACGCCGCGAACGCGGATCCCTATACGCTCGACCATGGCAGCACCGTGTACCGCGTGGACCGCTACGAGCTGGAGCTGGACTGCCGGCTGGGCAGCAACAAGCTGATCGGCCGGGCCGTGCTGCGCTGTGTGGTGCTGAAGTCCACCTCGCAGCTGGTTCTCGACCTCGTGGGGCTGAAGGCGTCCAAGGTCCAGCTGGATGGAAGGAAGATCCAGAAGTTCAACCAGCGCGCCGAGCACCTGGTGGTGTCCCTCCCCTCGGTGCTGGAACCCGGCCACGAATTCAGCCTTGACATCCGCTACGAGGGCAACCCGCAGCCGCGCAGGGGGCTGTGGGGCGATGTCGGCTGGGAGGAGCTCAACGACGGCGTGCTGGTGGCCGGGCAGCCGAACGGCGCCGCGTCCTGGTTCCCGTGCAACGACCACCCGCGGCACAAGTCGAGCTTCCGGATCGCGGTGACCACCGACGACAACTACCGGGCCGTGTGCAATGGCAGCCTTGTCTCGAGGACGCGCAAGTCCAGCCGCGAAACCTGGACCTACGAACACGCCGAGCCCATGTCCACGTACTTGGCCACCGTGCAGATCGGCCGCTACGAGCTGGTGGCGCTGAATCCCGAGAACCCGCACCACAGGGTCCGCCAGTTCGTGGCAGTGCCCAGGCAGCTGGAAGAGGAGGCGCGTGAAGGACTGCGCCGCCAGCCGGACATGATGCGCACCTTCGAAGAATGCTTCGGACCCTACCCCTTCACCGAGTACACGGCCGTGGTGACCGAGGACGAGCTGGAGATCCCGCTCGAGGCGCAGACGCTGTCGATTTTCGGCCGGAACCACATGCGCGACGAATGGGAGGCCCAGCGGCTGATCGCGCACGAACTGTCGCACCAATGGTTCGGAAATTCGCTCACAGTGAGCAACTGGAAGGATATCTGGCTGCACGAAGGCTTCGCCTGCTATGCCGAGTGGCTGTGGTCGGAAGAATCCGGCACCCTGCCCGTGGCCGAGCGCGCCCGGGCAGCCTGGAAGAAGCTCAACTCCTCGCCGCAGGACCTGATGGTCGGAGACCCTGGGCCGGACCTGATGTTCGATGACCGGGTCTACAAGCGCGGCGCCCTGGCCGTGCATGCCGTCCGGTGCGCCGCCGGCGATGCCGCGTTCTTCGACTTCCTGCAGCAGTGGACCACCGCCAAGCGGCACGGTTCGGTGTCCACCCCGGAGTTCATCGCCGCCGCGGATGCCGCCGTGCCGGGCCTCGACTCTGCCG
- a CDS encoding Pls/PosA family non-ribosomal peptide synthetase codes for MSNEQREQADQADVQTLHLPQLPGAAAAPAERTLIGILEETASTFPEASALDDGRKSLSYADLLKAVHGFARTLHAAGLGSGDKIGVRIPSGTNELYIAILGILMAGAAYVPVDADDPEERARLVFGEAQVAGIVRAGLRLDAAGEPRGPLAEARKPRLDDDSWIIFTSGSTGTPKGVAVRHRSAAAFVDAEARLFLQSEPMGPHDRVLAGLSVAFDASCEEMWLAWRHGACLVPAPRALVRTGMDLGPWLISHGITVVSTVPTLAALWPAESLENVRLLIFGGEACPSELAERLAVEGREVWNTYGPTEATVVACAAPLGGPGPVRIGLPLDGWDLAVVDSDGVPVAEGETGELIIGGVGLARYLDPAKDAEKYAPMESLGWERAYRSGDLVRYESAGLVFMGRADEQVKLGGRRIELGEVDAALQALPGVAGAAAAVQTTAAGNQILVGYLAPADGAAIDLAAARELLGGSLPAALIPLLTVVESLPTKTSGKVDRHALHWPLAGAAAAAAGEAPLNLPDDARWIVEQWEAVLGSPVTSLDADFFAYGGGSLAAAQLVSALRIRYPTVTVADIYATPRVGALVDTARQSLPDGGIPGPAAERTVRPTALKSQLFQILMGVPLHILVGMRWLTYLMAANRLLADFAGFSAAPAVSWWWIGASWLVFVSPLGRMAISVAAARFLLRRVQPGTYPRSGKTHLRLWLAEQVQALSGAIGLASAPFVPYYARALGAKIGRDVHLHSLPPVTGFLSLGSGSSVEPEVDLSGWWIDGDLVHIGSIHVGAGAVVGARSTLMPGASIGAGAHVEAGSAVLGKVKAGHFVAGSPAERRGKAKRDWPEQPASRPLVNRLWFGLFATASALLALIPYVSALAGALVVLTFIQGRESLQEALPQLVLAVPFAALAWFFGNMLLILAVARLLGLGLKEGHYRVRSRVGWQVWATERLLDLARDLLFPIYASLFTPVWLRLLGAKVGRNVEASTVLLLPRMTTIGDGAFLADDTMVASYELGGGWMKIAPAKIGKRSFLGNSGMTAAGRNVPKNSLVAVLSATPAKAKSGTSWLGSPPVRLRRTAVDADQSLTFQPPLRLKVARAVWELCRLLPVILTAGIAVGVMLALDWIATVSAYWVAALLCGAAVMAAGAVAALSSVAAKWLLVGTIRAGQHPLWSSFIWRNEVVDTFIEMVSAPWFARSAAGTPALVWWLRGLGAKIGRGTWCESYWLPEADLVTLGENSTVNRGCVVQTHLFHDRIMSIDTVTLGNGATMGPHGVILPAASIGAGGTVGPASLVMRGETVPAGTYWMGNPVSPWEGPAPASAGAK; via the coding sequence GTGAGCAACGAACAACGGGAACAGGCCGATCAAGCGGATGTACAGACCCTGCATCTGCCCCAACTGCCGGGAGCTGCAGCAGCCCCGGCTGAACGAACCCTGATCGGCATCCTTGAGGAAACCGCAAGCACGTTTCCCGAGGCCTCCGCGCTGGACGACGGCCGCAAGTCCCTGAGCTATGCGGACCTGCTCAAGGCAGTCCACGGCTTTGCGCGGACACTCCATGCAGCGGGGTTGGGGAGCGGCGACAAGATCGGCGTGCGCATCCCCTCAGGCACCAATGAGCTCTACATCGCCATCCTGGGCATCCTCATGGCCGGCGCCGCGTATGTGCCTGTTGACGCGGACGACCCCGAGGAGCGTGCCCGTCTTGTGTTCGGCGAAGCCCAGGTTGCCGGGATCGTGCGGGCCGGGCTGCGGCTCGACGCCGCCGGAGAGCCCCGCGGGCCGCTTGCGGAAGCGCGGAAGCCACGTCTGGACGACGATTCCTGGATCATCTTCACCTCCGGATCCACCGGAACGCCGAAAGGCGTCGCGGTGCGGCACCGCTCGGCTGCCGCCTTCGTTGACGCGGAGGCCCGGCTGTTCCTCCAGTCCGAGCCGATGGGTCCGCATGACCGCGTCCTGGCCGGGCTGTCCGTTGCCTTCGACGCCTCCTGCGAAGAGATGTGGCTGGCCTGGCGCCACGGCGCGTGCCTGGTGCCCGCGCCCCGAGCCCTGGTCCGGACCGGCATGGACCTTGGCCCCTGGCTCATCAGCCACGGCATCACGGTGGTCTCCACCGTTCCCACCCTTGCTGCCCTGTGGCCGGCCGAATCGCTCGAAAACGTGCGCCTGCTCATCTTCGGCGGCGAAGCCTGCCCATCCGAGCTCGCGGAGCGGCTCGCCGTCGAGGGCCGGGAAGTCTGGAACACCTACGGACCCACCGAGGCCACCGTGGTCGCCTGTGCGGCGCCCCTTGGCGGACCCGGCCCCGTGCGGATCGGGCTGCCGCTGGACGGCTGGGATCTCGCCGTCGTCGATTCCGACGGCGTCCCGGTCGCCGAGGGTGAGACCGGCGAACTGATCATCGGCGGCGTCGGCCTGGCCCGCTACCTGGACCCCGCGAAAGACGCCGAGAAGTACGCCCCCATGGAATCCCTGGGCTGGGAGCGGGCCTACCGCTCCGGCGACCTGGTGCGGTATGAGAGCGCCGGGCTGGTGTTCATGGGCCGCGCGGACGAACAGGTCAAGCTGGGCGGCCGCCGCATCGAACTCGGTGAAGTCGATGCCGCACTCCAGGCCCTGCCCGGCGTTGCGGGCGCCGCAGCCGCCGTGCAGACCACGGCGGCGGGCAACCAGATCCTGGTGGGCTACCTAGCCCCGGCCGACGGTGCCGCGATTGACCTGGCCGCCGCGCGCGAACTCTTGGGCGGGAGCCTGCCGGCGGCGCTGATCCCGCTGCTCACGGTGGTGGAGTCCCTGCCCACCAAGACCAGCGGCAAGGTGGACCGCCATGCCCTGCACTGGCCCTTGGCCGGCGCCGCCGCCGCTGCGGCCGGCGAGGCCCCGCTCAACCTCCCCGACGACGCCCGCTGGATCGTGGAGCAGTGGGAAGCCGTCCTCGGCAGCCCGGTCACCTCCCTCGACGCCGACTTCTTCGCCTATGGCGGCGGATCCCTGGCCGCGGCGCAGCTCGTCTCGGCCCTGCGCATCCGCTACCCCACTGTGACGGTGGCGGACATCTACGCGACCCCGCGCGTGGGAGCCCTCGTGGACACGGCCCGGCAGTCGCTGCCCGACGGCGGGATCCCCGGCCCTGCGGCCGAACGCACCGTGCGTCCGACCGCCCTGAAATCCCAGCTCTTCCAGATCCTCATGGGGGTTCCGCTGCACATCCTGGTGGGCATGCGCTGGCTCACCTACCTGATGGCGGCCAACCGCCTGTTGGCAGACTTTGCCGGATTCTCTGCAGCCCCGGCCGTTTCCTGGTGGTGGATTGGCGCGTCGTGGCTGGTGTTCGTCAGTCCGTTGGGCCGCATGGCCATCTCTGTCGCGGCAGCCCGCTTCCTGTTGCGTCGCGTCCAGCCCGGAACGTATCCGCGCTCCGGCAAGACCCACCTGAGGCTGTGGCTCGCCGAGCAGGTCCAGGCTCTGTCTGGCGCCATCGGCCTGGCCAGCGCCCCCTTCGTTCCCTACTATGCCAGGGCCTTGGGGGCAAAAATCGGCCGGGACGTGCACCTGCATTCCCTGCCCCCGGTCACCGGATTCCTGTCCCTCGGCAGTGGCTCCAGCGTGGAGCCGGAAGTTGACCTCTCCGGCTGGTGGATCGACGGCGACCTCGTCCACATCGGCAGTATCCATGTGGGGGCCGGGGCCGTCGTCGGCGCCCGGAGCACCCTGATGCCGGGCGCGAGCATCGGTGCCGGCGCCCACGTCGAGGCCGGCTCCGCCGTGCTCGGCAAGGTCAAGGCCGGGCACTTCGTGGCCGGCTCCCCCGCCGAACGCCGAGGCAAGGCCAAGCGCGACTGGCCCGAACAGCCCGCCAGCCGTCCGCTGGTGAACCGTCTCTGGTTTGGCTTGTTCGCCACGGCGTCCGCCCTGCTGGCCCTCATCCCCTATGTGTCCGCCCTTGCCGGCGCCCTGGTGGTCCTCACTTTCATCCAGGGCCGCGAATCGCTCCAGGAGGCCCTGCCGCAGCTCGTGTTGGCCGTTCCGTTCGCTGCGCTTGCCTGGTTCTTCGGCAACATGCTGCTGATCCTGGCCGTCGCACGGCTGCTGGGACTCGGCCTGAAGGAGGGCCATTACCGCGTCCGGAGCCGTGTCGGCTGGCAGGTCTGGGCCACCGAACGCCTCCTGGACCTGGCCCGAGACCTGCTCTTCCCCATCTACGCCAGCCTCTTCACCCCCGTGTGGCTGCGGCTCCTTGGCGCCAAGGTGGGCCGCAACGTGGAAGCCTCCACGGTTCTGCTGCTCCCCCGCATGACCACCATCGGCGACGGCGCGTTCCTGGCCGACGACACCATGGTGGCCTCCTACGAACTCGGTGGCGGCTGGATGAAGATCGCCCCCGCCAAGATCGGCAAGCGCTCCTTCCTGGGCAACTCGGGAATGACGGCGGCCGGGCGCAACGTGCCCAAGAACTCGCTCGTGGCCGTGCTGTCAGCCACCCCGGCCAAGGCCAAGTCCGGCACGTCCTGGCTGGGCAGCCCGCCCGTCAGGCTGCGCCGCACCGCCGTCGATGCCGACCAGAGCCTCACGTTCCAGCCGCCCCTGCGGCTCAAGGTGGCCCGCGCCGTCTGGGAACTGTGCCGCCTGCTGCCCGTCATCCTGACGGCAGGCATAGCGGTGGGGGTCATGCTTGCCCTCGACTGGATCGCCACCGTGTCCGCATACTGGGTGGCGGCGCTGCTGTGCGGGGCCGCGGTGATGGCGGCCGGTGCGGTGGCGGCGCTCAGCTCCGTTGCGGCGAAGTGGCTCCTCGTGGGGACCATCAGGGCCGGCCAACATCCGCTGTGGAGCTCATTCATCTGGCGCAACGAGGTAGTGGACACCTTCATTGAAATGGTCAGCGCCCCCTGGTTTGCCCGTTCGGCAGCAGGAACCCCCGCGCTGGTCTGGTGGCTGCGGGGCCTGGGCGCCAAAATCGGGCGAGGCACGTGGTGCGAAAGCTACTGGTTGCCCGAGGCCGACCTCGTCACCCTCGGGGAAAACTCCACCGTCAACCGCGGCTGCGTCGTCCAGACGCACCTCTTCCACGATCGCATCATGAGCATCGACACCGTGACGCTGGGCAATGGTGCCACGATGGGCCCGCACGGCGTCATTCTCCCCGCTGCCAGCATCGGCGCGGGCGGCACGGTTGGTCCGGCGTCGTTGGTCATGCGCGGCGAAACCGTCCCGGCGGGGACGTATTGGATGGGAAATCCCGTGAGTCCATGGGAGGGTCCGGCCCCAGCGTCGGCCGGTGCCAAGTAG
- a CDS encoding quinone oxidoreductase: MMHAIVARQSGGPEVLELTETEIPAPGPGQLLVKVAAAGVNFIDTYKRGGIYKVGYPFIPGAEAAGTVEAIGDGVLDFAVDDRVATAEGDNCYAGYTLVDAHKALPVPDGVDDHTAAALPLQGITAHYLMNSSFRVEPGHTVLTHAGAGGVGLLLIQLLKSRGARVITTVSSDQKEALAREAGADEVLRYDGFADKVRELTHGEGVHVVYDGVGKDTFDDSLKCLRIRGSLVLFGAASGPVPPFDPQRLNSGGSLSVTRPTMAHFLQNAQERRWRATEIFDAAANGTLKVRVGATYPLAEAAQAHRDLEGRQTTGKVLLLP; the protein is encoded by the coding sequence ATGATGCATGCCATCGTTGCCCGGCAGTCCGGAGGGCCTGAAGTCCTCGAACTCACGGAGACGGAGATCCCGGCGCCCGGCCCCGGTCAGCTGCTGGTCAAGGTGGCCGCCGCCGGCGTCAACTTCATCGACACCTACAAGCGCGGCGGCATCTACAAAGTCGGGTACCCGTTCATTCCCGGCGCGGAGGCGGCGGGCACCGTAGAGGCCATCGGCGACGGCGTGCTCGACTTCGCTGTCGACGACCGGGTCGCCACAGCGGAAGGCGACAACTGCTACGCCGGGTACACGCTGGTGGACGCCCACAAGGCGCTTCCGGTGCCCGACGGCGTCGACGACCACACCGCGGCCGCACTGCCGCTGCAGGGCATCACCGCGCACTACCTGATGAATTCCTCCTTCCGTGTGGAGCCCGGCCACACCGTACTCACCCACGCAGGCGCCGGCGGCGTCGGGCTGCTCCTGATCCAGCTCCTGAAGTCCCGCGGGGCCCGCGTCATCACCACGGTCTCCTCGGACCAGAAGGAAGCCCTCGCCCGGGAAGCCGGGGCCGATGAGGTGCTGCGCTACGACGGCTTCGCCGACAAGGTCCGCGAACTCACCCATGGCGAGGGCGTGCACGTGGTGTACGACGGCGTCGGCAAGGACACCTTTGACGACTCGCTCAAGTGCCTGCGCATCCGCGGCTCGCTGGTCCTGTTCGGGGCCGCCTCCGGCCCGGTACCGCCGTTCGATCCGCAGCGGCTCAATTCCGGCGGCTCGCTGTCCGTCACCCGCCCCACCATGGCGCACTTCCTGCAGAACGCCCAGGAACGTCGCTGGCGCGCGACGGAGATCTTCGACGCCGCCGCCAACGGCACGCTCAAGGTACGGGTCGGCGCCACCTACCCCCTGGCCGAGGCAGCCCAGGCCCACCGCGACCTCGAGGGCAGGCAGACCACCGGCAAGGTCCTCCTGCTGCCCTGA
- a CDS encoding acyl-CoA desaturase, whose translation MAPTSTAERPKIRAIQPNPVVHSYSELLKKVRSEGLLERRSGFYIWVFVALMLLMAATWLGFALLGDSWYQLLIAAAVGIFCTQLSFLAHEAGHKQIFASRRANDWSARLLATGIAGISYSWWEQKHGAHHNHPNVINKDPDIRTNALVFHTEAAEARQGRLAFLTRRQGWFFFPLLTLLGISLQFDSLRFILGREKVRHRWVEAPILLARLTALPVLAFTFLPIGMAFAFLGVQITVYGFYMGASFAPNHKGMPVLPADSRVDFLSRQVLTSRNISGGRFMDFLLGGLNRQVEHHLFPDMARPQLHRAARIVREFCATHSIPYTETTLMQSYGIVVRYLNEVGLSAGRGFDCPVASTHGRR comes from the coding sequence ATGGCACCCACTTCCACCGCTGAGCGCCCGAAAATCCGCGCCATTCAGCCGAACCCGGTTGTCCACAGCTATTCCGAACTGCTCAAGAAGGTCCGCTCTGAAGGCCTGTTGGAGCGTCGCAGCGGCTTCTACATCTGGGTCTTCGTCGCCCTCATGCTGCTCATGGCCGCAACCTGGCTCGGTTTCGCCCTGCTGGGCGACTCCTGGTACCAGTTGCTCATCGCGGCCGCGGTGGGCATTTTCTGCACCCAGCTCAGCTTCCTGGCCCACGAGGCCGGACACAAGCAGATCTTCGCGTCCCGCCGCGCCAACGACTGGTCCGCCAGGCTCCTGGCCACAGGAATCGCCGGCATCAGCTACTCCTGGTGGGAGCAGAAGCACGGCGCCCACCACAACCACCCCAATGTCATCAACAAGGACCCGGACATCCGGACGAACGCCCTGGTGTTCCACACCGAGGCTGCCGAAGCCCGGCAGGGACGCCTGGCCTTCCTGACGCGCAGGCAGGGCTGGTTCTTCTTCCCCCTGCTGACGCTCCTTGGCATCAGCCTCCAGTTCGATTCCCTCCGCTTCATCCTGGGCCGCGAAAAGGTCCGCCACCGCTGGGTGGAAGCGCCCATCCTGCTGGCCAGGCTCACGGCCTTGCCGGTGCTCGCGTTCACCTTCCTCCCCATCGGCATGGCCTTCGCCTTCCTCGGCGTGCAGATCACGGTGTACGGCTTCTACATGGGCGCCTCGTTTGCCCCCAACCACAAGGGCATGCCTGTGCTGCCGGCCGACAGCCGCGTTGACTTCCTGAGCCGCCAGGTCCTCACCTCCCGCAACATCTCCGGCGGACGCTTCATGGACTTCCTGCTCGGCGGCCTGAACCGGCAGGTGGAGCACCACCTCTTCCCGGACATGGCCCGCCCGCAGCTGCACCGCGCCGCCCGCATTGTGCGCGAGTTCTGCGCCACGCACTCCATCCCCTACACCGAAACCACGCTGATGCAGTCGTACGGGATCGTGGTCCGGTACCTCAACGAGGTGGGGCTCTCCGCGGGCCGCGGCTTCGACTGCCCCGTGGCCTCCACGCACGGGCGCCGCTGA
- the argC gene encoding N-acetyl-gamma-glutamyl-phosphate reductase, producing the protein MTISVAVSGASGYAGGEVLRLLAGHPDVTIGAITAHSNAGSRLGELQPHLHGLAGRILEDTTVENLAGHDVVFLALPHGASAEIAAQLPEGTVVIDAGADHRLQDAAAWEKFYGSPHAGTWPYGLPELPGQREALKGATRIAVPGCYPTSALLALTPGFAGQLLQADDVVIVSASGTSGAGKAAKVNLIGSEVMGSMSPYGVGGGHRHTPEIEQGLSNAAKEQVTVSFTPTLAPMSRGILTTATAKVKPGVTAAQLRQAWADAYDEEPFVHLLPEGQWPTTKSVQGSNHAVMQLAFDEHSGRVIITCAIDNLTKGTAGGAVQSMNIALGLAETAGLNLQGVAP; encoded by the coding sequence ATGACTATTTCTGTTGCCGTCTCCGGTGCCAGCGGCTACGCCGGAGGAGAGGTGCTGCGCCTGCTCGCCGGCCACCCTGACGTCACCATCGGTGCGATCACAGCGCACAGCAACGCCGGTTCCAGACTAGGGGAGTTGCAGCCGCATCTCCATGGTTTGGCCGGCCGGATTCTTGAAGACACCACGGTGGAAAACCTTGCCGGGCACGACGTCGTGTTCCTGGCGTTGCCGCATGGGGCTTCTGCGGAGATTGCCGCGCAGCTGCCGGAAGGCACGGTAGTGATCGACGCCGGTGCGGACCACCGCCTCCAGGACGCCGCCGCGTGGGAAAAGTTCTATGGCTCCCCGCACGCCGGCACCTGGCCTTACGGCCTGCCCGAGCTCCCCGGCCAGCGCGAAGCGCTCAAGGGAGCCACCCGCATCGCCGTGCCTGGCTGCTACCCGACGTCGGCCCTGCTCGCCCTGACGCCCGGGTTCGCCGGCCAGCTCCTCCAGGCCGACGACGTCGTGATCGTCTCCGCATCGGGGACCTCCGGTGCCGGCAAGGCGGCCAAGGTGAACCTCATCGGATCCGAAGTGATGGGCTCCATGAGCCCCTACGGCGTGGGTGGCGGGCACCGCCACACCCCCGAGATCGAACAGGGCCTCTCAAACGCTGCCAAGGAACAGGTGACGGTTTCCTTCACACCCACCCTGGCCCCCATGAGCCGCGGCATCCTGACCACGGCCACAGCCAAGGTGAAGCCCGGCGTCACCGCCGCGCAGCTACGCCAGGCCTGGGCCGACGCCTACGACGAGGAGCCCTTCGTCCACCTGCTCCCCGAAGGCCAGTGGCCCACCACCAAGTCGGTGCAGGGTTCCAACCATGCCGTCATGCAGCTGGCGTTCGACGAGCACAGCGGCCGCGTCATCATCACGTGCGCCATCGACAACCTCACCAAGGGAACCGCCGGCGGCGCCGTGCAGTCCATGAACATCGCCCTCGGCCTGGCGGAAACCGCCGGCCTGAACCTGCAAGGAGTTGCTCCGTGA
- the argJ gene encoding bifunctional glutamate N-acetyltransferase/amino-acid acetyltransferase ArgJ, with product MTITAPKGFRAAGVKAGIKASGNPDLALVVNDGPLTSAAAVFTANRVAAAPVHWSRQVITDGRADAVVLNSGGANACTGPEGFQNTHATAEKVAAVLGISASDVVVCSTGLIGEQLPMDKLIPGIDAAFAELSEDGGSAAATAIMTTDSVSKEAVFTGTDAEGNTFTVGGIAKGAGMLAPGLATMLVVLTTDAQASPELLDVVLRDATRVTFDRADSDGCMSTNDTVVLLASGASDAVPSAELLGAGVTQVCAELARKLIGDAEGASHDIAIRTFNAASERDAEVVSRSVARSNLFKTAIFGKDPNWGRVLASVGTTDAVFEPDQLNVSMNGIQICRNGSIGDDRNLVDLEPREVLVEIDLQAGDAEATIWTNDLTHEYVHENSAYSS from the coding sequence GTGACCATCACCGCACCCAAAGGATTCCGCGCCGCGGGCGTCAAAGCCGGCATCAAGGCATCGGGCAACCCGGACCTCGCCCTCGTGGTCAACGACGGCCCGCTCACGTCCGCCGCAGCAGTCTTCACCGCCAACCGGGTTGCCGCAGCCCCCGTGCACTGGTCCCGCCAGGTGATCACCGACGGCCGGGCCGACGCCGTCGTCCTGAACTCGGGCGGGGCCAATGCCTGCACCGGCCCGGAAGGGTTCCAAAACACGCACGCAACCGCCGAAAAAGTGGCTGCCGTGCTCGGCATCTCCGCCTCCGACGTCGTGGTCTGCTCCACCGGCCTCATCGGTGAGCAGCTGCCCATGGACAAGCTGATCCCCGGCATCGACGCCGCCTTCGCCGAGCTCTCCGAGGACGGCGGTTCCGCGGCGGCCACGGCCATCATGACCACTGACAGCGTCTCCAAGGAAGCCGTATTCACCGGCACCGACGCCGAGGGCAACACGTTCACGGTGGGCGGCATCGCGAAGGGCGCCGGCATGCTGGCCCCAGGCCTGGCCACCATGCTGGTGGTCCTCACCACGGACGCCCAGGCCAGCCCGGAGCTGCTCGACGTGGTCCTCCGGGATGCCACGCGCGTCACCTTCGACCGCGCCGACTCGGACGGCTGCATGTCCACCAACGACACTGTGGTGCTGCTGGCCTCCGGTGCCAGCGACGCCGTCCCATCAGCCGAGCTGCTGGGCGCCGGCGTCACCCAGGTGTGCGCTGAGCTGGCCCGCAAGCTGATCGGCGACGCCGAGGGTGCCAGCCACGACATCGCCATCCGCACCTTCAACGCTGCCAGCGAACGCGACGCCGAGGTGGTCAGCCGCTCGGTGGCCCGCTCCAACCTTTTCAAGACCGCCATCTTCGGCAAGGACCCCAACTGGGGCCGCGTGCTCGCCTCCGTGGGCACCACGGACGCCGTGTTCGAACCGGATCAGCTGAACGTTTCCATGAACGGCATCCAGATCTGCCGCAACGGCAGCATCGGAGACGACCGCAACCTGGTGGACCTTGAGCCCCGCGAAGTCCTCGTGGAAATCGACCTGCAGGCCGGCGACGCCGAGGCCACCATCTGGACCAACGACCTCACGCACGAATACGTGCATGAGAACAGCGCCTACTCGAGCTAA
- the argB gene encoding acetylglutamate kinase: protein MNARTRETTSMSDAQSKAGTLIEALPWIQRFAGTTMVIKYGGNAMVNEELRRAFAEDIVFLHHVGIHPVVVHGGGPQINSMLGRLGIESEFKGGLRVTTPEAMDVVRMVLTGQVGRELVGLINSHGPYAVGMSGEDGGLLRAVRTGTMVDGEEVDLGLVGEVVGVDPTGIEDILDAGRIPVISTVAPEIIDAGEGEEGAKRFQTTGQVLNVNADTAAAAVASALGASKLVILTDVEGLYANWPDKSSLISSLTASELREMLPRLESGMIPKMAACLKAIDEGVERAHIVDGRLPHSMLLETFTAAGIGTQVVPDEEVNA, encoded by the coding sequence ATGAACGCGCGCACACGGGAAACCACGTCCATGAGCGATGCCCAGAGCAAGGCCGGCACGCTGATCGAGGCACTGCCCTGGATCCAGCGCTTCGCCGGGACCACCATGGTGATCAAGTACGGCGGCAACGCCATGGTCAACGAGGAACTCCGCCGCGCCTTCGCCGAGGACATCGTCTTCCTGCACCACGTGGGCATCCACCCCGTGGTGGTTCATGGCGGCGGCCCGCAGATCAACTCCATGCTCGGACGGCTCGGCATCGAATCCGAGTTCAAGGGCGGGCTGCGCGTCACCACGCCAGAGGCCATGGACGTTGTCCGCATGGTACTCACCGGCCAGGTGGGCCGCGAACTCGTGGGCCTGATCAACTCGCACGGACCCTACGCCGTGGGCATGTCCGGTGAAGACGGCGGCCTCCTGCGCGCCGTCCGCACCGGCACCATGGTGGACGGCGAGGAAGTGGACCTTGGCCTGGTGGGCGAGGTAGTGGGCGTGGATCCCACGGGCATTGAAGACATCCTCGACGCCGGCCGCATCCCCGTGATTTCCACGGTCGCCCCGGAAATCATCGACGCCGGCGAAGGCGAGGAAGGCGCCAAACGGTTCCAGACTACGGGCCAGGTGCTCAACGTCAACGCCGATACCGCCGCGGCCGCCGTCGCCTCCGCGCTGGGGGCGTCCAAGCTGGTCATCCTGACCGACGTTGAGGGCCTGTACGCCAACTGGCCGGACAAGTCCTCGCTCATTTCATCCCTGACGGCCTCCGAACTGCGCGAAATGCTGCCGCGGCTCGAGTCCGGCATGATCCCGAAGATGGCGGCCTGCCTGAAGGCCATCGACGAGGGCGTGGAACGCGCACACATCGTGGACGGCCGGCTGCCGCACTCGATGCTCCTGGAAACCTTCACAGCCGCGGGCATTGGAACCCAGGTTGTCCCCGATGAGGAAGTGAACGCATGA